The Salvelinus alpinus chromosome 22, SLU_Salpinus.1, whole genome shotgun sequence DNA window CCCTCCCAGCACCGGAATCTCATCCTTGCTCACATAGACCTGGGTAAACACAGAAACATATTCAAGCATCTCCATGTCATCAAACACAAAAGACACACGCACGCAGTCATATTACCTGGGCGAGCTCGTCATTAAACGAGACCTCGTCATCCTTCACCCAGGTGTAGGTAATGTAGTCCGAAACACTCCTGAATCCCACCTGTAACACAAACCTGTAAAAACGACACATCGACTATACTTCTATGATTCAAAAGAACAGAGGGTTAAGTCGACTCTGACCTTGTAGAGGCCTATCCAGTCCCAGGCGCTAGAAGGGAAGGGCTGAAGGGGGCTGTAGATCACTATGGCGTCAAAGTCGGCGCTCCATTCACCCTCGGCACACACGCGCACCAACGGCGTCTCGTACATCTTCCTCAACTACAGTGTGGGGATAGACAGGAGGGAACGACAGAACATATGGAGGGAAGAGGTAGTCAGGATTGGCTAGAGGGTGAAGGAGTATAAAGCAGTATATTTGCATCACACGGTTTCACTATCAAGAGTCACATTGGAAAAGAagatcagggcctgtattcaaaaagcgcctcagagtaggagtgctgatcttgtGTTGCctcttagatcataatgaataacatTATATGGACAGGAAGGATCTGATTTTAGATCAGCTCTGCTACTCTTAAGACTGTTCATACGGTCTCAGATGCGGGAATTGGAAATGCCGCTGTCTCAGTCACCTCCAAGGTAAAGATGCCGATGACAGGCTTGTGGTCGCTGACGCCATACTCCATGTTGCTGGTGTACGAGTCCTGCTTGAGTTTCAGAGGgaactcttcctcctcctcctgcttctTCTTGGTGTTCTTCTCGTCCAGACCAGAGTCCCTGTCCtcgtccttctcctcctctgggGGTGTCTCTTTAGGCTTCACCCTCCACAGAATCCGGTCTGTCCAGGCCGGCTTACGCATCTTACcactgggcagacagacagacgggcggACGAGAGAAGAGACACGGATTTAgtgagagagcgagcgaaagaATGATTAAGTCAGAATGGGAGATGGAGAGGAACCGGCAAACGGACAAGCGAAGGGATTTAGCGAGAGACAAACAAGATGTGGAGAAACAGAAAGACTGAGTTCCAAATGAACTAGTATATCACTTAGAATGCATGCCCAATACATTGAATCATTCTAGTAGTCTGCTAGTATGGATATCTGAACAAAGCCTGTGAGAGAATGACATGAGAGAGTGTGTTAGAGATGGAGAAAGTATGATGAGGCATCTCATAAGGTAGCTGGATTTCTTTAGCGTTTCCTCCATCTCCGTGTTATTTCAGTCAGCTCGACATGATGGATCAGATTCCGCAGTGCTTGCTTTGTATCCTTTCATATTCCTCATTAGTAGTCTCTCATAGCGGATTAGTTTTCCATTCTGTCTCACTGGGTGACTCATACAGTGAGTGCCCTCTCTATTGTACTGATTAGTGCACAGCGGTGGATACCGTAAGTAacgacactgacacacacaaacacaaggtgatgcacacacaaacacgtgcgCCCATACAGGAATACATACTGTACAGCTACAGTgcattggaaagtattcagacccctttacttttgaCACACTTTATTACGTtaccgccttattctaaaattgatcaaatgtaTCGTTTTCCTCatgaatatacacacacaataccccattatgacaaagcgaaaacagggttttagacatttttgcaaatgtataaaaaatttaaaacagaaataccttgtttaaataagtattcagaccctttgctatgagactcaaaattgagctcaggtgcatcctgtttccattgatcatccttgagatgtttctacaacttgattggagtccacctgtggtaaattcaattgattggacatgatttggaaaggctcacacctgtctatataaaggtcccacagtttggTGGCAGcatgtctatataaaggtcccatgaagcatggtggcagcatcatgctgtggtgatgtttttcagcggtagggactgggagactagtcaggatcgagggaaagatgaatggtgcaaagtacagagagatccttgatgaaaacctgatccagagcgctcaggacctcagactggggcgaaggttcaccttccaataggacaatgaccctaagcacacagccaagacaatgcaggagtggcttcaggacaagtctctgaatgttcttgagtggacgagccagagcccggacttgaacccgatcgaacatctctggagagacctgaaaatagctgtgcagcaacgctccccatccaacctgacagagcttgagaggatctgcagagaataatgggagaaactccccaaatacaggtgtgccaagcttgtagcgtcatacccaagaagagtcaaggctgtaatctctgccaaaggtgcttcaacaaagtactcagtaaaggatctgaatacttatgtaaatgtaatatccatttttattattttataaatttgctaaaattttaaaaaacaaaactgtttttgctttgtcattatggggtattgtgtgtagattgatgagggggaaaaaaacgaatgaatcaattttagaataaggctgtaacgtaacaaaatgtggaaaaagtcaaggggtctgaatacttttccgaatGCTCTGCATATAGCGATTCATTACAACTATATAGTGAACAATCCAAGCAGCAGGAAAGGAGGTTGTGCTGTATATAGCTAGTAACCATGCCTGTTAGAAACTGACAGCTGCTTACGCCCACACAGAGCCAATGGTACAGTCGGCTAGCAAagctcctctctctccgtatGAGTGGGAATTGTATTGTGGGAGTTAAATGAATTAGGCTTAACAAATCCAGAACACCGTGTCCACTGAGAATGGCAGCCACCTCCGCACAATGCTGATACGCTTCAATGGAATTTTCCACCGGCTTCATATGCAGAATAAAGCGACTTTGATATACCGTATGTACTGTTAGAGACAACTGTGTTAGCTGTAGACAACTATGGTATTTATCACACAGCATTCACATCAGCAGAAAACCCCAgaagcgcatacacacacacaaagagagagcaaGGTCTGGGGTTCTGTAGGCACCATtttgtgggagagagaggcattTTGACTTTCCATTGCAAAAATCTTTCCGTCACTGCCTTGCAACCGTTTTAGTGGGCTTATTGTGCAGGAGCAGAATACTGCTTAAGGGGGATTAGGGGGGGCATTAAGAGAGGGGTGTTTTGAGCAGCTTACTGGAAACCAAGCCATGTCCCGTGGGGCCTGTGAAGTCGAAAGAGAGCAGAGTTGAGCATTTGAAAAAAATGATGTCTTGTAAGGAGAGCAGGAGTCAGCTCAGTAAAAGCACGCAGAAAAGATGACACAAAAGTGACAAGTCTGAAAGAGTGATGCTTTATAGAGCCAAAGACTAATACAGATcaggagagaaagtgtgtgtgtcagtgactgTGTTTGTGCACGCATAACTCAATATGTGTGCGAGTGTGCCCATACGCCTATGATTGCACGTCAGCCATTACATTACCTGCTGTCATAGCAGTCAGAGAACCTGTCGAATTTGTAGGTTGGTTGAAAGTCCAGAGGTCCCTCGTCAAACTCCTGCAGGAGAGCCTCCGTCTTCTTCATCATGGTCAGCTGATACAGCCACACGGAATGACAACAAAAGCATTACATTCAACATCCTCAGGAAATACGATGGCGGCATCccgaatagcaccctattccctttatagtgcactacttgcaCTTCTTTtggatcagagccctatgggccctggtcaaaagtagtgcacaatgaagtgaacagggtgccatttgtacACCCCATGTCTTACATGCATGAAAACAAGACAGCTAACTGTACGTGTGTAAAATGAAAAGCCACGGTCCCTTCTCCAATCTATGTATAGTACTGTATTGTCCAAGATAGAGCAAAACAAATGCATCCCTCATGAGTCTGACCTGGTCTTTGCTCCACAGCAAGTTCAACTTATGGCTGGTGATGCAGTTGCGCAAAAAATGCATGCCGTGATCTTGGATGCGGAAGTTCAAATCCCCAAACCAAAAGaccagcctga harbors:
- the LOC139549048 gene encoding inositol polyphosphate 5-phosphatase K-like isoform X5; this translates as MTWTPRPSSKSRWLHMVTWNVATADPPDDISSLLHLNSPKTPDLYVIGLQEVYSAPHRFIIDMAVEDSWSHLFMSSLAPRGYLKVSSIRMQGLLLLFFSKLAHVPFIRDIQDTYSRTGISGYWGNKGGVSIRLSFYGHMLCFLNCHLAAHMQYASQRVDEFEYILDTQTFDPKKTPQILDHKLVFWFGDLNFRIQDHGMHFLRNCITSHKLNLLWSKDQLTMMKKTEALLQEFDEGPLDFQPTYKFDRFSDCYDSRPHGTWLGFHGKMRKPAWTDRILWRVKPKETPPEEEKDEDRDSGLDEKNTKKKQEEEEEFPLKLKQDSYTSNMEYGVSDHKPVIGIFTLELRKMYETPLVRVCAEGEWSADFDAIVIYSPLQPFPSSAWDWIGLYKVGFRSVSDYITYTWVKDDEVSFNDELAQVYVSKDEIPVLGGECVLCYYCSTLQCIVGISSPFKVQESKGAVEEGLAPENIDGLEKATAS
- the LOC139549048 gene encoding inositol polyphosphate 5-phosphatase K-like isoform X3: MENDDDTKEDPQSQVKNSVSMEENCCNKDTFRLHMVTWNVATADPPDDISSLLHLNSPKTPDLYVIGLQEVYSAPHRFIIDMAVEDSWSHLFMSSLAPRGYLKVSSIRMQGLLLLFFSKLAHVPFIRDIQDTYSRTGISGYWGNKGGVSIRLSFYGHMLCFLNCHLAAHMQYASQRVDEFEYILDTQTFDPKKTPQILDHKLVFWFGDLNFRIQDHGMHFLRNCITSHKLNLLWSKDQLTMMKKTEALLQEFDEGPLDFQPTYKFDRFSDCYDSRPHGTWLGFHGKMRKPAWTDRILWRVKPKETPPEEEKDEDRDSGLDEKNTKKKQEEEEEFPLKLKQDSYTSNMEYGVSDHKPVIGIFTLELRKMYETPLVRVCAEGEWSADFDAIVIYSPLQPFPSSAWDWIGLYKVGFRSVSDYITYTWVKDDEVSFNDELAQVYVSKDEIPVLGGECVLCYYCSTLQCIVGISSPFKVQESKGAVEEGLAPENIDGLEKATAS